A single genomic interval of Daucus carota subsp. sativus chromosome 1, DH1 v3.0, whole genome shotgun sequence harbors:
- the LOC108216051 gene encoding KH domain-containing protein At1g09660/At1g09670, protein MDSRIQPGSFFQYSPTGVHGVPGPMQRSSSPSDRERYLSELLAERQKLAPFIQVMPVCSRLLSQEIMRASGLGPNKNFVDHERLGHERTFRSFVQQPNGGPIDMESWPPMQTDQDNGLIRRMAPFQAASLGWPSSPGFAPPVIKRVIRLDVPLEKFPNFNFVGRILGPRGNSLKRIEAMTECRIFIRGRGSVKDSMKEEKLKDKPGYEHLNEPLHLLVEAEFPEDIIESRLDHAVALLENLLKPVDESMDIYKKQQLRELAMLNGTLREESPSMSPSMSPSPSMSPFNSAAGMKRAKTGR, encoded by the exons ATGGACAGCAGGATTCAACCTGGTAGCTTTTTTCAGTATTCTCCTACTGGAGTCCATGGAGTTCCTGGCCCAATGCAGAGGTCTTCATCTCCTTCAGATCGTGAGAG ATATCTATCGGAACTATTAGCAGAAAGGCAAAAGTTGGCACCATTTATTCAGGTTATGCCTGTGTGCAGCAGACTTCTAAGTCAAG AAATTATGCGTGCTTCGGGATTGGGGCCGAATAAGAATTTTGTGGATCATGAAAGATTGGGGCATGAGCGAACATTTAGGTCTTTTGTCCAGCAGCCTAATGGAGGACCCATTGATATGGAATCCTGGCCTCCAATGCAAACAGATCAa GACAATGGCCTTATACGAAGAATGGCTCCATTTCAAGCTGCCTCTTTAGGTTGGCCCTCGTCACCAGGGTTTGCTCCGCCTGTTATTAAGCGAGTTATCAGACTTGATGTTCCGTTGGAAAAATTCCCCAAT TTCAACTTTGTTGGTCGTATTTTGGGCCCTCGCGGGAATTCCTTGAAAAGGATTGAAGCTATGACAGAGTGTAGAATATTCATAAGAGGCAGGGGCTCGGTGAAGGATTCTATGAAG GAAGAAAAGCTGAAAGATAAGCCTGGGTATGAGCATTTGAATGAGCCGCTGCATTTATTGGTAGAAGCCGAGTTCCCAGAAGATATTATAGAATCCCGCTTGGATCATGCAGTGGCATTATTGGAAAACCTTTTGAAACCAGTG GATGAGTCCATGGATATCTACAAGAAGCAACAGTTGAGAGAACTGGCCATGTTGAATGGTACACTTAGGGAGGAAAGCCCTAGCATGAGCCCGAGCATGAGCCCGAGCCCGAGCATGTCTCCGTTTAACAGCGCAGCCGGTATGAAACGAGCCAAGACCGGAAGATAG
- the LOC108207157 gene encoding uncharacterized protein LOC108207157, producing the protein MNEISCSSWLRFLLFFSSLSLQFISGFTGDSSSSNDGKKNATSSNSKGKGVVIICVIILVVVLFSVFLFKYWQKKKREEQYARLLKLFEEDDELEVELGLRD; encoded by the exons atgAACGAGATCTCGTGTTCAAGTTGGTTGCGTTTCCTGCTCTTCTTCTCTTCACTTTCTCTGCAATTCATTTCAG GCTTTACAGGCGATTCATCAAGTTCCAATGATGGGAAAAAGAATGCTACTTCTAGTAATAGCAAGGGGAAGGGAGTTGTCATCATATGCGTTATTATTTTGGTAGTTGTGCTTTTTTCTGTATTCCTTTTTAAATATTGGCAAAAGAAGAAACGTGAAGAGCAATATGCCCGCTTGCTAAAGTTGTTTGAAGAGGATGATGAACTCGAGGTTGAACTTGGGCTTCGGGATTGA